TGGAAGCCGGAAGCGTTGTTCTGCTGAAAATAATTTCCGTGCTTGAAGACAGCATAAAATACGGAAGGGAAGAAGAGTGTTCCGCGGAATTTTTAAAATAAAAATGGACGCAATGGATTTTACCAAAGCGTCCGTTGTTTTTAATTTTAGAATTTGCAGTTTACACCAACATTTATAAAGCTGTTGTCTTTCCATTCGTAGAATTCGCTGTCTTCATCTTTGCAATGGATGTACATTCCGCTTAAAGTCAGTGTTAAATTTCCGTTTGGCTTGTATGCGATTTTAGGCTGAACAACAAGGTCGCCGCGTTCGATTCCCCAAAGCGCAGTAACTTCCGGCGCGATTTTATCATTCATCCAAGAATCTGTAATGTTTACGACAAGCTTGTTGTTTGTGTATCCAGTTTTGTCGTAGTCAACATCGTATGACTTTAATGCTGATTTCATTATGCCGTAACTAGAAAATCCTTCCGCGTCATCAATTTTGTCGCCTTTGAAAATGTAAGTTCCAGTTTCCTGAATGTTGATATTTATGTTGTTTACAGGAATGTCCACATCAAAGCCTGCAAGCCATGCGATGCTGTTGTTGTGAACCCAAGGATTGTCGCCTGCAACATCGTCAGTCAAATTGTAGGCAAGCTCGCCGCGCAAGTTGAATCTTCCAAGCACGGTCGCCGCTTCAAGTCCGAATGTCTGCTTCCAGTCATATTCAAGTGAAGGCATTGTTGTTTTTCCGCTTAGAATTGTTGCGCTTAAATCTGCGGAAGGCTGTTTGTAATGTCCGTAATAATAGCTTGCGCCCCAGTCGAATGAACCGAATGTGCCTGTGAGCCTAAGACCTGCTTGTGTGTACTTTAATTTTTGCGTGTCCGGGTACAAGTCGTCTTGGTCGAATTGCGCAGCTGCCATAAGTCCTGCTGTTCCGCTCGCTGCCCAGTTTGAAGCTATTTCAGTTACTGAATTTTTCAATTCAGTGTATGCGGCTGGCGTCCAAATTCCGTCTGTTGCGAATCTGTCTTTTTCCATGTACGGAGTCCAGATTCCTTCCAAGCGCAAATCATTTTTTTCAAAAGAATAAATTGCGCGGAACATCGGCGTGCTGAGCCTGCGGTCAATGTATTCTGGAACAATGAAGTCAGTGTAATCGTCCGCATTGAAATTATCCAGAACATGAAGCTTGTCGCCTTTTCCCCAGATAACTTTCATTTTTCCCGCTTCAAGTTTCAGCTTTCCAAAATATCCGCGGATTGTAAGCTCGTCAATTACGTCCTGTGGATAATCTTTAATTGCGCTTTCGTCAAATTTCAGCTGAATGTCCGCATCAACATTTGAGCCTGAAAAATTGATTCCAAGTTTTGCAGATGGAGTTGCGGTAACAGGAAAATCTGAAATTGAGTCGTAGTCTGAATCTTTCTGGCCTTCGTATTCCGGCTTGTCAAGATACATTCTGCCCTGAAGTTCTCCTTCGCCGCTGAATGTAATTGAAGGACTTGAGCCTCCGCCAAAACCGTCAGTGTCGTCAGAGAAACTTCCCCAGTCATCAAAATCCTGTGCAAATGCAAATGAACAGAAAATCATCGCAAGCGCAAAAATTTTGTTTTTCATATAAAGAAACTCCTTTGTTTTGCTTTTAGAATTTTCCTGTGTTTAAGAAGTCTTGTGTAAAGATTCTGTCTGGAAGAACTGACTTTACATCAACTTTATGAACTTTTATGGAAGTTGAATGTTTTGTCTGAACATTTTCCATTTTGTTTTCCATTGGAATATTGAAGCCGTCAACATTTTCAATTTTGAAAACAGTAAGAGTTTTTATGAGTTTTCCGTTTTTGTCAAAAAGCTCTGTGTAAACAGGATAGTCTGTTGCTTTGTCAACCCAAACCATTCTGTAGCTGTACTGGCTTGACTTTGGATCAATCGGTGTGTTTTTTACAACTTCGCAATTGAAACCGTTCTTTGTTTCTTCCTTTACGAATTCGTGAGTGTCTTCTTCCATTTCGCGTGTGGAAAGGTCATCGTAAGTTGCGTCAGTTCCCATGAAAGATTTTGAGCCTTCGCTTGAATTTACACGTCTTGTATTTTTCAATGCAGGAAGATAAATCCATTTGTCATCTGGCGCGCCTTTATTTTCAATCTGAAGAAATCTTGTGTCCTTTATGTTTGCCGGCGATTTGAAATCCATGACTGCGCTTGTTATGTCATTTTTGTTGCGTCCGTACTGAAGAACATTACGCTGCTCTGTGTTTCCGTTTTTGTCTGTTAAAAGCATTACAACTTGAGAGCGGCTGTAGTCTGGTTTTGCGACATCATGTGTTCTCTGCATGATTTCATCTCCGCGAGCATCTGCAAACGCTGCGAAAGTTCCTGCTGCAAGTGCTGCTGCCAATGTAAGTGTTTTAAATGTAAGTTTCATTTTTATCCTCCATGTTTTTCCCGGAAAAAATCCGGGAT
The sequence above is drawn from the uncultured Treponema sp. genome and encodes:
- a CDS encoding DUF1302 family protein, with translation MKNKIFALAMIFCSFAFAQDFDDWGSFSDDTDGFGGGSSPSITFSGEGELQGRMYLDKPEYEGQKDSDYDSISDFPVTATPSAKLGINFSGSNVDADIQLKFDESAIKDYPQDVIDELTIRGYFGKLKLEAGKMKVIWGKGDKLHVLDNFNADDYTDFIVPEYIDRRLSTPMFRAIYSFEKNDLRLEGIWTPYMEKDRFATDGIWTPAAYTELKNSVTEIASNWAASGTAGLMAAAQFDQDDLYPDTQKLKYTQAGLRLTGTFGSFDWGASYYYGHYKQPSADLSATILSGKTTMPSLEYDWKQTFGLEAATVLGRFNLRGELAYNLTDDVAGDNPWVHNNSIAWLAGFDVDIPVNNININIQETGTYIFKGDKIDDAEGFSSYGIMKSALKSYDVDYDKTGYTNNKLVVNITDSWMNDKIAPEVTALWGIERGDLVVQPKIAYKPNGNLTLTLSGMYIHCKDEDSEFYEWKDNSFINVGVNCKF
- a CDS encoding outer membrane lipoprotein-sorting protein, which translates into the protein MKLTFKTLTLAAALAAGTFAAFADARGDEIMQRTHDVAKPDYSRSQVVMLLTDKNGNTEQRNVLQYGRNKNDITSAVMDFKSPANIKDTRFLQIENKGAPDDKWIYLPALKNTRRVNSSEGSKSFMGTDATYDDLSTREMEEDTHEFVKEETKNGFNCEVVKNTPIDPKSSQYSYRMVWVDKATDYPVYTELFDKNGKLIKTLTVFKIENVDGFNIPMENKMENVQTKHSTSIKVHKVDVKSVLPDRIFTQDFLNTGKF